The following are encoded together in the Pseudoalteromonas ruthenica genome:
- a CDS encoding DUF3334 family protein — MKKSKVISTEDILSTLCHSVTEVLSSASGNNISYSAMVQKITRTCMRPDIGCFVLFDGGFTGLVVTNFTAQAAMEVYSDYLRNMGMPEEELAKSHLSDDVSNVLGELMNQIVGDFTNKVREQLHTSITQNQPKMMAINKQVQISVDTTMDRPQARRVTFTTQNQNIFYLELAMDKTEFIKLHDFDITDAVDPDDIIESAHADKQQAEEKAKKQQAEQDIDDDFMENLGL, encoded by the coding sequence ATGAAAAAAAGCAAAGTAATTAGTACCGAGGATATTCTTTCCACGTTATGTCATTCGGTGACCGAGGTGTTGTCTTCTGCCAGCGGCAATAATATTAGCTATTCGGCCATGGTGCAAAAAATAACCCGCACCTGTATGCGCCCAGATATTGGCTGCTTCGTGTTATTCGATGGTGGCTTTACAGGGTTGGTGGTGACGAATTTTACCGCGCAAGCGGCGATGGAAGTCTATTCGGACTACTTGCGTAACATGGGCATGCCCGAGGAAGAGTTAGCGAAGAGCCACCTTTCTGATGATGTTTCCAATGTGCTAGGGGAGCTCATGAACCAAATCGTCGGTGACTTTACTAATAAAGTCAGGGAGCAACTGCACACGTCGATCACCCAAAATCAGCCGAAAATGATGGCCATCAACAAGCAAGTGCAAATCTCTGTGGATACCACTATGGACAGGCCTCAGGCGCGCCGTGTGACGTTTACCACACAGAACCAAAATATTTTTTACCTTGAATTGGCGATGGATAAAACGGAGTTTATCAAGCTCCATGATTTTGACATCACCGATGCGGTAGACCCTGATGACATCATTGAGAGTGCCCATGCCGATAAGCAACAAGCTGAAGAAAAAGCAAAAAAGCAGCAGGCTGAGCAGGATATCGATGACGATTTTATGGAAAACCTAGGTCTTTAA
- the cmoB gene encoding tRNA 5-methoxyuridine(34)/uridine 5-oxyacetic acid(34) synthase CmoB, whose product MNQWFNQFYQHIACTDLSHWLNTLPGQLQHWQDQARHGDMPKWQKVLNNLPELTPSNIDVRTQVAIGQAEDISDGERKQLTHLLKRFMPWRKGPFSLFGIDIDTEWRSDWKWERVLPHISDLSHRKVLDIGCGSGYHLWRMRGEGAELVVGIDPSDLFLCQFQAIKQYHPDPAVHLLPLGVEQLPALKAFDTVFSMGVLYHRRSPIDFLAQLRAQLRPGGELVLETLVVEGDIHTVLMPEDRYAKMRNVWYIPSTDALQLWLRRVGFKDIRVVDTDQTSLAEQRRTSWMENESLADFLDPNDVNKTIEGYPAPLRAVLVATA is encoded by the coding sequence ATGAATCAATGGTTTAATCAGTTTTATCAACACATTGCCTGCACCGATTTGAGCCACTGGCTAAATACCTTACCTGGGCAGTTGCAACACTGGCAGGACCAAGCTCGCCATGGTGATATGCCAAAATGGCAAAAAGTGCTGAACAACCTGCCTGAGTTAACGCCATCAAACATTGATGTTCGTACTCAGGTCGCAATAGGCCAAGCCGAAGACATTAGTGACGGCGAGCGCAAACAGTTAACGCATCTACTAAAGCGCTTTATGCCGTGGCGTAAAGGCCCGTTTTCACTGTTTGGTATCGACATTGACACCGAATGGCGCAGCGACTGGAAATGGGAGCGCGTGTTACCCCATATCAGCGATTTATCACATCGTAAGGTCCTAGATATTGGCTGCGGTTCAGGCTACCACCTGTGGCGTATGCGTGGTGAAGGCGCCGAACTGGTGGTGGGCATCGACCCCAGTGACTTGTTTTTGTGCCAATTCCAAGCCATTAAACAGTATCACCCAGATCCTGCTGTGCATTTGCTGCCTTTGGGCGTTGAACAACTGCCAGCCTTAAAAGCCTTCGATACGGTATTTTCCATGGGGGTGCTTTATCATCGGCGCTCCCCTATCGATTTCTTAGCACAGCTACGAGCGCAATTGCGCCCGGGAGGTGAACTGGTGTTAGAGACCTTGGTCGTCGAAGGCGATATTCACACGGTACTGATGCCGGAAGATCGCTACGCAAAGATGCGCAACGTGTGGTACATCCCAAGCACCGACGCATTGCAGCTGTGGTTGCGACGCGTCGGCTTTAAAGATATCCGCGTTGTTGACACCGATCAGACGTCATTGGCAGAGCAACGGCGCACGTCGTGGATGGAAAATGAGTCGCTGGCCGACTTCCTTGACCCGAATGATGTAAACAAAACCATCGAAGGGTATCCAGCGCCACTTCGCGCCGTGCTGGTTGCCACAGCCTAA
- the cmoA gene encoding carboxy-S-adenosyl-L-methionine synthase CmoA: MSVKDSIYAAEQQVKDFTFDANVVEVFPDMIERSVPGYATIVSTLGKLAGKYAQPHTRLYDLGCSLGAVTLSMRRNLTQSGCEIVAIDNSQAMVERCRMHLQGFRSAVPVDVQLGDILDAKLENASVVAMNFTMQFIPPEQRHALLTRIFNALKHGGVLLLSEKLKGENADVDELLVDLHHDFKRANGYSELEISQKRTAIENVMRTDTLSTHIERLQDVGFSQTQVWYQCFNFCSMVAIK, encoded by the coding sequence GTGTCAGTGAAAGACAGTATTTATGCTGCTGAACAGCAAGTAAAAGATTTCACCTTCGATGCCAACGTCGTCGAGGTGTTCCCAGATATGATTGAACGCTCGGTACCAGGGTATGCCACCATCGTTAGCACCCTTGGTAAATTGGCCGGCAAATACGCACAGCCACATACGCGGCTGTATGATTTAGGCTGCTCGCTAGGCGCCGTAACCCTTAGTATGCGCCGTAACCTCACCCAAAGTGGCTGTGAAATAGTCGCCATTGATAATTCTCAAGCCATGGTTGAACGTTGTCGCATGCATTTACAAGGCTTTCGCTCTGCTGTGCCCGTTGACGTGCAGCTTGGTGACATTCTTGACGCTAAACTTGAAAACGCCTCTGTCGTGGCGATGAACTTCACCATGCAATTTATTCCACCTGAGCAACGCCATGCCCTGCTAACGCGCATTTTTAACGCCCTAAAGCACGGAGGTGTATTGCTGCTAAGTGAAAAACTCAAGGGCGAAAATGCCGATGTCGACGAGTTATTGGTTGACCTCCATCATGATTTCAAGCGCGCCAATGGCTACTCAGAGTTAGAGATAAGCCAAAAGCGCACCGCCATTGAAAATGTCATGCGCACCGACACCTTGAGCACCCATATTGAACGCTTGCAAGACGTCGGCTTTAGCCAAACCCAAGTGTGGTATCAGTGCTTTAACTTTTGCTCTATGGTCGCAATTAAATAA
- a CDS encoding DUF72 domain-containing protein, producing the protein MLYLGCPQWSNTAWKGQLFAQHCQQSQMLARYSEVFNAVEGNTTFYADPSPDVVKRWLHSSDEHFRFTFKFPKRFSHDSALQAPKQELTHWLKLMAPLFSKVGSLMLQLPASFTPTHLPRLQHFIAQLPKDLHYSVEVRHRDFFTKGDSERALNRFLHQHNIDRVCMDTRALFAVSPYSDAIIDAQQKKPHLPVHAVALGERPVVRFVIAALSDEYQHYYQPWLAKIKQWLDEGKSPYVFLHTADNDGAPLLARQFAQDLQRFCGYYHRAVEPFPGEKHQQEQLF; encoded by the coding sequence ATGCTTTATCTAGGTTGTCCACAGTGGTCTAATACCGCGTGGAAAGGACAATTATTTGCCCAACACTGCCAACAATCACAGATGCTCGCCCGTTACAGCGAAGTATTCAATGCTGTGGAGGGAAATACCACTTTCTATGCCGACCCCAGCCCCGATGTGGTAAAGCGCTGGCTGCACAGCAGTGATGAGCACTTCCGCTTTACCTTTAAATTTCCTAAGCGTTTTAGCCACGACAGTGCCTTGCAAGCTCCAAAGCAAGAACTCACGCACTGGCTTAAACTAATGGCGCCCTTATTCAGCAAAGTAGGCAGCTTGATGTTGCAATTGCCAGCAAGCTTTACACCAACGCACCTACCCCGACTGCAACACTTTATTGCCCAACTACCCAAAGACTTGCACTACAGCGTGGAAGTGCGCCACCGCGATTTTTTTACCAAAGGTGACAGCGAGCGCGCACTGAACCGATTTTTACATCAACATAATATTGATCGTGTTTGTATGGACACCCGGGCGCTGTTTGCCGTCTCTCCCTATAGTGACGCCATTATTGACGCACAGCAGAAGAAACCTCATTTACCAGTGCATGCGGTGGCCTTGGGCGAGCGCCCAGTGGTGCGTTTTGTGATTGCTGCGCTAAGTGATGAGTATCAGCACTATTACCAGCCTTGGTTGGCAAAGATTAAACAGTGGTTAGATGAAGGCAAGTCACCTTATGTGTTTTTACACACCGCTGATAACGACGGAGCGCCTTTACTGGCACGCCAGTTTGCGCAGGATTTGCAGCGCTTTTGTGGCTATTATCACCGTGCCGTTGAGCCATTCCCGGGTGAAAAGCACCAACAGGAACAGCTCTTTTAG